GGAAGAGAGACCCAATGGGCTTCAAATGGGTCAACTGGGTCAAATGCTGCCTATTCATTATGTAGCACAGACTGAAAAGCATCCATTGCATTGGGACCATATACTGAGACTTGGAGGCTGAAGCCAGATGAAGAGTGGGTAAGGAATGAGTGGATTATGAGAAAATGGAGTCAGCAAGTGTAAGTGTTTTAATGAAATTTGGCAGGGGCAATATACAATGGATTCAGTCCCCAGATGTTGCATCTAGGAAATTTGTGCTAATTATTATGATTGCTATGTTGGGAGAGACTTTATCAACTTAAAGGATTGCTAGCAAGggaattaggaaaataaaagacagTGAGAAGAGTGAACATCCTGAGAAGATTGAAAGAAGTGGTATTCAGAGGACAGTTGGAGGGAATTGGTCTTGGACAGTAGGAGAAAATTCTTCTATaacaggaagacaggaagaaataggTGGGGATAGAAGCCAATTTATGCCAGTTTATAGATATGGCAGCttactttgcattttcatttctggaaatggaattaagtctcttatttttaatttgtatttgtttttaaattatgtggAATACAACTGGAAGGATTGGTTTTGAAGAGTGAGATGTGACCCTTGCCTCACTACAGGAGGAAAAGATAAATGTGTCAGTTCACATGGATCATAATCATAGGCTTAATGAAGAAACCCCTTTTGTTGCTTTCCTCAGGGGAGGAAATTATAGGCCACATGATAATCCATCATAACTTTGACCTCACAGGAggtaaatttaactttattaccTCTGTAGCcatttattatttactctttCTAACAGTGGTTCACAAAGTATGGTCCCTAGCCCAGCAAGATCAGCATCAGCATCCCTTGGAAACTAGTTAGAAAGGCAAAATTTCATGCCCCACCTACCAattctactgaatcagaaactatGGCAGTAACACCCATTAATCTTTGTCTTAATAAGACCTCCAGGTTATCCTAATACACTCTAATGTTAGAGAACCACTGTGTTTGAAGAAACATTGAAAAGCAAGTAAggaatttctttaatgtttttatttatttttgagagagagccagagcacaaactgtgggaggggcagagagagggagacacagaatccaaagcaggctccaggctctgagctgtcagcacagaacccgacgcagggctcaacctcctgaactgtgagatcatgacctgaactgaagtcggatgcttaaccgactgagccacccaggcaccccattcttgttttctttttaacagactTACCTTAGCAAATTTGCAAACAATGTTCTCCTTTTTGTTAAGATATGTTTAGTCTAGTattggaaaatctttttttttaatttttaaaaaatgtttatttatttttgagacagagagagacagagcatgaatgggggagggtcagagagagagggagatgagacacagaatctgaagcaggttccaggctctgagctgtcagcgcagagcccgatgtggggctcgaactcacagactgtgagatcgtgacctgagctgaagttggaagctcaaccgactgagccacctaggtgccccaagtattGGAAAATCTTGATGCATTCTGcttacaaacaataataatagcctATTACCTCACCTCTAACTATTTTccacaagaaagggagaaaaaaatcatcatattGACATCACAAGATCTTAGGATTTTCCTGAAGGCCTCTCatatcagtctttttaaaaatttatttatttatttattttatgtttttattttattttttgagagacagagacagagcactagttggggaagggcagagagtgagggatacacagaatctgatgcaggctccaggctctcagctgtcggTACAGAAcgcaatgcaggacttgaacccatgagctgtgagttcaggcgcccctctcatgtcAGTCTTTTCAATATCAATATACATCTCTGGTATGCAGTTTATAGCTGAGAACTGGACATGTCCTTTTTCCCTTCAGGCTTCAAAAACATAGATATCAGAAGTCAGAGTATGGGAACAGATAGGGTGATGCTTGGGAGAGAAAGCTTAAAAAACCTTAATTTTCAAAGCAAGCATTTATCTGTAGCAAAAATGCTGATGttttgaagaaaaggagaaaccaGTTTCTAAATATACAgagctgttggggcgcctgggtggctcagtctgttaagcagctgactcttcatttcggctcaggccatgatctcatggtcgtgagatcaagtcgcacgttgggctctgtgccgactgcacagagcctggttgggattctctctctccctctctgtctgccccatcccctgctctctctttctcaaaaataaataaaataaacattaaaaaataaacatacagagaagtttattaaaacaagaaaaaaattaaaatggcaagatAAACAGTTTTAGAGCAAAGATAATCTCATGACCAACAACTGAGTTGAGTTCCTATACCATTAGTTTCAACTGACATCATTTCTGATGTGGTGGTCTAAAATATGTTCCCCAATTTTTTgacactctctctaaaaagtgGAGCCTAATTCCTCTTCCATTGGAtttagtgactcacttctaaccaattaaaaaataaaagtgggccAATATGCAACTTCAGAGAGTAGGTCATAAAAAGGCAGTGCATTTTCCTGATTGCTCCTTCACCTGGATGATTCACCCTTGGAGAAGCTGACTGCCATGTCCTGAAGACACCCAAGTGACAAATTTCAGAAACTTCAGTtaggctcctctgagccctcttctGGAATAGTCCTCAACCTTGGCTTTCTGTAAGGCTGCACAGTTTAGTCTCAGCAAGAATCTTGCTAAATCAACACCCCACTCTTGATATCTGATCATGTTCCTCATTCCCCACTCTTGATGTCTAAGTCCTTGACCTGCCTTTAGTAATAAGCCCCTTATCCTGATGTCTCCTCTTAGTAGTTTTCTGTCACTGACACCCTCACTCTGCTCTTTGTTACAAATTTCCAGCTATCTTTGCTGTATTCAGAGTTGAATTCATTCTCTCTTCCCTATTGCAATATCCCTAATTGCAACAgttttgaataaagtcttccttaccattttaacaagtgtcagaataatttttttctttagcagaaGCAGCCTATGGAAAAGGTCCACCTGGTGAGGAACCAAGGCTTCCTGGCAAACAGCCAGTCAGGTTTTAGATCACTGCAACTCCAAACAATCTTGACTGTATGCTCCTAAGCAATACTGAGCCAAAATTACCCACTAAActtcttctgaatttctgaacAAGAGAAACTGTGaactaatatttttttgttttaagccaccaaattttgAGGTTAATCTATTATGCAGctatagataactaatacacctGACTACCAGATTAAATAGTAAATTGGGAGTTATGAGAAACATCAACTCCAAGTTAGTTAAGTGCAAGATAGAATAACTTTcatggaaactttttaaaaaacttttttcttttttggtgctTTTCATATTAAGTGCATTAGATGCATTCTAGTTAGACTATGTCAAAAAGGACTTCAAAGCTCACCTCATTTACAAATTGAAAAGTAAGGACTGGGAGAGAGTAACTGGTTTAAGCAAGGCTTCATTAAAAGCCTTCACTAACCTTTCCTTAAGCAAAGGTTCATTTAAAACCTGCACATCCTGATTTACAACTCAGtgtttcccgcccccccccccattatgcCACTTAAGACATGGtacagaaagaaatttgaaatatgTCTTTCTGATAAAGATTTGTCTTAGTCTGTCTGGGTTGCTATAACAGAGTATCACAGACTTGGAGGCTTAAACGAATGTTTATTCCTCACTTTTCTAGAGGCTAGGAAATGCAAGagcaaggcactggcagattccaTGTCTGGTTGAGGGCTACTTCCTGATTTACAGATGGCtcttttcttgctgtgtcctcacatagcagaagggagttctctggggtGTCCTtcataagagcactaatcccattcataaggactccaccttcatgacctaatcacctttCAAAGGACCCACACCTATCACATTGAggattaagatttcaacatataaatttcagagggacacaaacattcagtacATAACAGGGATTATAGTATACGCTGGGTTGAAAAACACTGTGAATAGGAATATTAGAAAGACACTAGAAATAGCTGTATCAGAAAAATCTGCAtgttgggactcctgggtggcttagtcagctaagcatctgacttcggctcaggtcatgatctcatggttcgtgggttcaagccccgcattggcctctgtgctgacagctcaaagcctggagcctgctttggattctgtgtctccctctctctctgcccctcctctgctcagtctatgtttctctctctctctcaaaaatgaacattaaaaaaaatgaaagaaaaatctccaTGTCCTATTAGATATGGTAGAGTTAATTCTTCAAGTGTCATGTCTTGTATGGGTTCTTCTCTTACCCATCTATGGACAGAGCTAAAGATAATTTGTAaccccctcctttttctctttttaaacttttggaacaggggcatctgggtggttcattcatttaagcatctgactcttggttttcagctcaggtcatcatctcacagttcatgggctcaagccttCATCCgcctctgcactgatagcacagagcctgcttgggatcctctctctccctctctctgcccctcccctgtttgtgctctctctctctctcttctccctctctaggtaaataaataaactgaaaaaaaaaaaacttctggaacagccaaaataaatttttttgtcaATAGTCCCTATTTCAACAAATAGTATTTCTATCCATCTAGTTGCTCAAGCCAAAAATCCAGGAGTCCTCCTTCTTATTTCCTTCTCCTTATTCCTAACCTCCAATCATAAAATTTTGTTCATAGCAATCACAGTATTAGTATTTAGCATAAGTATTAAGTAATTAAATATTAGTATTTAAGCATTAGTGTTAACTATATTAGTATTCGTAGTTAAGAATTAATATTAAGCATTTCTCAGAATACTACCAAAATTAATTTGGTCTCCCAGCCTACAAGCTTGTGCTTCCTCTAATCTATTCTCTGAACTGCAAttaggatattcttttttttttaaatttttaatgtttatttttgacagagagggagagagggagtaagCACACaagtgggtgggtggggcagaaagagagagggagacacagaatccaaagcaggctctaggctctgagctgtcagcacagagcccgacatggggctccaacccacaaaccatgagatcatgacctgagctgaagtcagatgctcaaccaactgagccacccaggcactccaggatattctttataaaatgtaaatctgaGAATATTCTCCTGTCTAAAACCATCCAGTGTTTTCTACTGTTAtgagaataaagtaaaaaatcataACCATGGCCATTGCAGCCTTAAGCAAGCTGCCTCTGCTTATTTTGTTAACTTAACTTTCTAACTACTGACAAAACCTCTCCTTGACCAAATCTGAGTctggctcctctgagccctcctCTCAGCTAGGCTCTGATGTTGGACTCCATCTTTGGTCCACTTAGtccagtttttgttgttgttgttgatgttgttgttgtcaCTTAGTCTAGTTTTAGCAAGAATTTGGCTGTCAgtgaaaatttctcatttttggcACTTGATCATCCTCTAGATCTGATAAAATTCCTCATCCTCCACTGTCAATGTGTTATCAACCTGGCCTGGCTTCAGTAAGAATTACGCTGAGTCAGTCTAGTAAGAATCTCTCTTATGCCTGATGTTTCTTTCCTCTTAGTTAATTTTCCATTCACTGATCCTCACCCTACACTTTGGCTATAATATTGCCCCCTCAATTGTCCTTGGTGAATTAGAAGTTGAGGCTGATCTCTCTCCCCAACTTCAAAACCCCCATTGCAGCAATCCCTCTTAAAGTCTTCCTTATGTCTTTAATAAATgtcatgaataattttttctttaacacggCTCTCCCATAATTTTTTAGCTTCAGTTAACTGGACTATTTTCTCCCACCTCGAGACCTTTGCATATGCTATTCCTTTGCCTATGAATTTGTTTTCCCAACTGCTGTTGTCTTTCAAACTAAGCGTCATTTTCTCACAGACGTATTACCTGTACCCCAAGGCTGTTAGCTCTCATACTAGATGTTCCATGGCACCTTGAATTTCTGAACACTCTTCACACTTTCAATTTGTTGTTCATTGTGAACTCCATATGGATAAAGGCAACGTTGGTCTTGTTTGCTGGTGTCCTCAACACGTACTATTGATGGggacatagtagacactcaaatATTAGCTGAAGGTATGAGTAAACACTTTAAGTAAACTTCAACGTAAGAACAATAAATTCAAACAGaacacaaacatacaaaaatggactttataatcatttttatgttcaCTTGTAATTTTAGTATGGCATTAACAACATAGAAACTGAAGACTGACTTAGTGTTTAATTTCTATCAACTGCAGTTTTGGTGTCATTCTATTAAAACATAAGAGAGGTTTTCAAAAGATCCTCTAACTTGACTAATACTGTAAAATATTAATGATGGCGTTGACTGATGCCCAGCTTATCAATAggctaaaaaaaagaacatattcacttttcaaaaaaagtaaCAAATCAAACCTCAAGCCAGAATATAACACTGTGTATATTCTTTTCATAACATAATACTGCagagtattctttttcttctagcaTCTACATTCACAGCATTTCAGTGGGACAAAAAAATCTTAGGTGACAAAAAAGTAAGTTAAgcaatttgctttctttttgtggAGCTTCTAGTTACTATTGGCACTCGAGAAAAATTAATAGTTGTTTTGGCTTTCAAagcttttttaaagtatttaaaaattgacTGAAGGCTAGAGGAAGGGGCTAAGTTGTGTTTTTCTGTACCAGCAGAAACCATAGGGAACTCCTGTTTTAAAACAGTAGCTGCAGGTTTATCCAAAGGCTTAGGGCTTGTCACCCATTCACGGCAGTGGTGCTTTATCCAGGCCAATAACTGAACATCACTTCCCAGCTGGTGTCCTACATGATGTTCAGAGTCAATAAAGGCAACAGCATATACTTTGTTCATCACTTCCCACTTTTTACGAACAAGTAAGTCCATAAAAACCAAGCCTCCGTAACCATGTACAATGAAGGCAACATCCTTGCCTTCAGTCTTTGAAATGAAGTAATCCCAAATGTAAGCCATGTGTTCTTCAGGAGTGTTGCTGCATCTTTTAGGGGTGCACTGGAGAGGTTGCTGGACAGATAAAAAGTTCTCTGCTGGAACCATTTTTAGGGACGATGACCCCTTAGTTTGTGTTAAAAGGCCTTTCTGCTCTTCTTCCATGTTTAGGTCGATGAAATTGTCATTGGGGTTTAGCACAATTACATCATAATGTGCCTGCAATGCCATTTGAATACATGGTATCTGACTTCCATGTTGGAGACCATGATGTATTATTGCCTGCTGACTCCACTGACCAGCTCTAAAGACTCCTTGGTcttgaagaagaacaagaagaacagAACGATGACTTGTTAATGCTCTCTCACTCATGAAAAAGAAGCTTCTTGGTTCTTTATCAGCCTCTGGTGGGATATATACTTTTTGTAATTTGCATACTTTCTCCAAAAGCTCATAAATATATTGTTCAAGCAAGTAGCCAAGGGCCTGGTAGCGCTTGCTGTTCCTctcaaagacatttttataatagttaaaaacaaaaggccTTTGTGTCTCAGTGTGTCTCAATTCAGCTTTTTCATTGAAGTCATATTTAAGTTCTTCTAGTAAGTCAGATTGTTCAATAAATTTTTGGAAGCTCAGCTCCCGAGTAACTGGTaaccactgaaaataaaaaagcaataatatGTCAGTggtagaaaaaactaaaaatatctgCTTGTTAAATTATTCCTGTGGGAAATCATTCTAAAATTAAGTACTTCACTATTACATTACCTTTTAATCTAAATTAAGGACTGAGTTAAGGACTTAATCTGAGTTAAGgactttaactcaaaataattgtGAATGATGCAAAGTAGTAAGGGATAATTAAGTATGGGACAATGGCCAGACCATACATAATGATAGAACTGACCCACAATCCATAGCAACTTGCCCAGGAAGCCAACCCCTTATCTACAACAAATagcccaggaagccagcctgCTATAAGTCAGATTTGTATGAAGTCAGACTACTACCTCTAGTGACAATCCAGCAAGCTAAACAATAACCTCTGTTACAACTGGCCACAAATGGCCAGGACTTGACTaataactgagagctttcctaATTTTTATCCCTGCTTCCAACTTAGGACCCATGAGAAAAAGCCAAATATGCATCCCTAACCAATCACACAGGATATTCTGCTTTTAGTTAGCCCACCTGCAGGTTCCCCAGGCCAACAGCCTCCAATCAGGACATACCAACAGCCTTTCTTATTTTCCACTATAAAGCTTTCCCAGTTTTCTGCCTtcctttgagtctctgccaaaaTGCAAGTGATGTGGTTGACTACATTGATATAGCTAGCACAGAATAAATAggttttgcttttctcatttggttTGGCTTTATTTCCACAGTCAGCATTCAATAATTTTTGCTGTTAAATAAATGGCAGGGGATGGCAGTGGGGGTGAAATGCGAACCAGGCAGTACAGGTTATGATCAATTTATCTTACAATGAAGATATGGTATTTCAGATGTCTGAGAAGAAAAAAGTGGCTGACTAAAAAGTTAATTTAGACAGTTATTTTGGACAAagcctaaaaggaaaagaaaagactttgaaaggttaagtggcttgccctGAAGATTattcattaaattattattaaatacacGATTGGGTACTGAGGTTGTCGGACTCTAAAATTCATGTTCTTAACTAATATATGAATATGTTCTGTGCTTAATTTCTTAACATTGACAGTGGTAATCCATGACTCACTTCCAATAAGTAGcagtgaaaatgatttttaattacaCTCATGATACTATTAAGGCTTATGGCAAAATTAAGATGGTGCTtgcttactttattttcttaactctTTTCTCACTTTCTGAAACTTATTCTGATTCCCATATGTAACGGCTATGTTATGAAGGTGTTTGGTTGTCCAAACCACCCAACATATCTAGACTGTTCTCTATTCCCTCCTGTTccattaaaaaactgttttctggggtgcctgggtggctcagttagttgagcgaccaacttcggctcaggtcatgatctcgcggtgagttcaagccccacattgggctctgtgctgacagcttggagcctggagcctgcttctgtgtcttcccctcccctgctcacgctctgtgtgtgtatctctctctcaataataaataaaacgttaaaaaaaaaactgttttcttctaGTGTTGCTGATCACAGGGGCCATTATGTAATTAATGTCTTTCCAAAGTGTAAATGACAGATAGACCTAATTATCCTTTAAAAGGAGAagccttggggtgcttgggtggctcagcctgttgggctgggcatccaacttcagctcaggtcatgatcttcatgggttgtgagttcaagccctgtgtcgggctctgtgctgacagctcagagcctggagcctggttcagattctgtgtccctctcttgctctgcccttcccctgctggtactctgtcactctctctcaagaataaataaaacattaaaaaaaattaaaaggagaaacctcttggagggaaggtgggtggggaatgggcaaaatgggtgatgggtattatggAGGCACTTgctgtaatgagcactgggtattgtatgtaagtgatgaatctctaaattctactcctgaaaccaatattacactatatgttaactaactagaatttaaataaataaatatatatatatagagacaAGTCTGTCGAATTAGATTGATTTAGGTTTAAACCCTAGCTCCAAATTTTCAGTTCGAGTGACTTTCAGCAGGTTCTTACCTTCTAtgagtttcttcatcttctgagTTTTACTTTATGCTATTTAATAGTGATCCTTATTACTCTCTATCTTgctactctgctttatttttcttcatagtctACATTACCACTTAATACATAATTGCTTgtatatttttcagctttatgtCTTCCCTCACTAGAATGAAAGCTCTAGGAGAACAGGAATTTTATTTAACTACTATATCTTCAGTGTTTAGAATGCCCTCTGgcacatattatataaatattttttgagagaataaatgaaaagtagGGATAACATTATTTCACAAGGCTGTTGTGTGAAATTAACTAATGTAGGCAAAAACCATACTACATAGTGTCTCATGCATGGAAGGTTCTGTGAAATTAGACAGGAtgatattcatttttgagaaatgtGAAGTAAAAAACCATATATATCTCTTTCCAGCCTTCCTTATTCACTTTAACATTGTGATATTTAtccatttaataaatgtatttctacatcattcattttgtttttggtgttccATTTCTTGAATATGCCATAGTTTAACCATTTTCCTGTGGAAGAACATTTAGATTGCTCTAATTTTCTACTATTATATACAAAACTGAAATGGATATTTTTATAGCTATATTTTTGTGCACATATCAAAAATTTCCCTAGGCAATATACTTTAAGGTGGAATTTCTAGGTTATATCAGCATCTTTCACTTcaccagacattgccaaattgctctttaaaaagaaagttctatTTTATAAATTGGCATGGATGACCAGGTTTGCACAGAAAACCAATAGTCTCTCAGATCTAAAATACcctgtttaggggtgcctggctggttcagtaggaagaatatgtgactcttgatattggggtcatgaggtagagccccatgttaggggtagagattacttaaataaataaaatttaaaaaaagctcaaagaactggggcgcctgggtggctcagtcggttgggtgtccgacttcggctcaggtcatgatcgcacagtgagttccagccctgaatcaggctctgtgctgacagctcagagattgaagcctgcttcggactctgtgtctccctctctctctgcccctcccctgctcatgctctgtctctctgtgtctcaaaaataaataaaaacattaaaaaatttttttaaaaaacagatcaatttcttcttcttaaaaaaaaaaacctcaaagaacTAAGCAAAGAATTTTGTTAGctatttaactcttttttaa
The DNA window shown above is from Neofelis nebulosa isolate mNeoNeb1 chromosome 5, mNeoNeb1.pri, whole genome shotgun sequence and carries:
- the LOC131512620 gene encoding putative protein FAM172B isoform X3; the encoded protein is MMCAEVQWLPVTRELSFQKFIEQSDLLEELKYDFNEKAELRHTETQRPFVFNYYKNVFERNSKRYQALGYLLEQYIYELLEKVCKLQKVYIPPEADKEPRSFFFMSERALTSHRSVLLVLLQDQGVFRAGQWSQQAIIHHGLQHGSQIPCIQMALQAHYDVIVLNPNDNFIDLNMEEEQKGLLTQTKGSSSLKMVPAENFLSVQQPLQCTPKRCSNTPEEHMAYIWDYFISKTEGKDVAFIVHGYGGLVFMDLLVRKKWEVMNKVYAVAFIDSEHHVGHQLGSDVQLLAWIKHHCREWVTSPKPLDKPAATVLKQEFPMVSAGTEKHNLAPSSSLQSIFKYFKKALKAKTTINFSRVPIVTRSSTKRKQIA
- the LOC131512620 gene encoding putative protein FAM172B isoform X2, coding for MRRRRGRGAASQPGRFLGRRDSRKWLPVTRELSFQKFIEQSDLLEELKYDFNEKAELRHTETQRPFVFNYYKNVFERNSKRYQALGYLLEQYIYELLEKVCKLQKVYIPPEADKEPRSFFFMSERALTSHRSVLLVLLQDQGVFRAGQWSQQAIIHHGLQHGSQIPCIQMALQAHYDVIVLNPNDNFIDLNMEEEQKGLLTQTKGSSSLKMVPAENFLSVQQPLQCTPKRCSNTPEEHMAYIWDYFISKTEGKDVAFIVHGYGGLVFMDLLVRKKWEVMNKVYAVAFIDSEHHVGHQLGSDVQLLAWIKHHCREWVTSPKPLDKPAATVLKQEFPMVSAGTEKHNLAPSSSLQSIFKYFKKALKAKTTINFSRVPIVTRSSTKRKQIA
- the LOC131512620 gene encoding putative protein FAM172B isoform X1; this encodes MLSPPPTRSHRMKIDVARPSPCPSSLPPAGVAVAVAVTSRPLRLGKRGGGEGGKESQESMNSACARAVACPQTGNQLPLPPHPEITSWDLFSLRVATSNAYLVWLPVTRELSFQKFIEQSDLLEELKYDFNEKAELRHTETQRPFVFNYYKNVFERNSKRYQALGYLLEQYIYELLEKVCKLQKVYIPPEADKEPRSFFFMSERALTSHRSVLLVLLQDQGVFRAGQWSQQAIIHHGLQHGSQIPCIQMALQAHYDVIVLNPNDNFIDLNMEEEQKGLLTQTKGSSSLKMVPAENFLSVQQPLQCTPKRCSNTPEEHMAYIWDYFISKTEGKDVAFIVHGYGGLVFMDLLVRKKWEVMNKVYAVAFIDSEHHVGHQLGSDVQLLAWIKHHCREWVTSPKPLDKPAATVLKQEFPMVSAGTEKHNLAPSSSLQSIFKYFKKALKAKTTINFSRVPIVTRSSTKRKQIA